One Kitasatospora sp. NBC_01266 genomic window carries:
- a CDS encoding muconolactone Delta-isomerase family protein yields MEFLVDMVTTVPAGTTEQAVADLRAREAARSRELAAQGSLLRLWRPPLAPGEWRTWGLFSAADAEQLEQVLASMPLRVWRRDTVTPLSPHPSDPGR; encoded by the coding sequence ATGGAGTTCCTGGTCGACATGGTGACCACCGTCCCAGCCGGCACCACCGAGCAGGCCGTGGCCGACCTCCGCGCCCGCGAGGCGGCCCGGTCACGGGAACTGGCCGCGCAGGGCAGCCTGCTGCGCCTGTGGCGGCCGCCGCTCGCGCCCGGTGAATGGCGCACCTGGGGCCTGTTCAGCGCGGCCGATGCGGAGCAGTTGGAGCAGGTCCTGGCGTCGATGCCGCTGCGGGTGTGGCGACGCGACACGGTGACGCCGCTCTCCCCGCACCCGAGCGACCCGGGGCGGTAG
- a CDS encoding aspartate/glutamate racemase family protein — protein sequence MVTIGFLHTSPVHPPAFHDLLTELAPQAMERHLVDESLLADARAGRPYADRLRARLGELAGAGAEVIVCTCSTIGGTAEQLAEQPAPEVLRIDRPMAEQAARYPRIGVLHAVESTLAPTRALLIEAGADAAGLRSLPCPGAWALFEAGDLAGYHAAVAQRIRAAVGGDGVDVVVLAQASMAPALDLLGELPVPVLSSPRPAVRRALRLAGVDPA from the coding sequence ATGGTGACCATCGGCTTCCTGCACACCTCGCCCGTCCACCCGCCGGCCTTCCACGACCTGCTCACCGAGCTCGCGCCACAGGCGATGGAGCGTCACCTGGTCGACGAATCGCTGCTCGCCGACGCCCGCGCCGGGCGCCCGTACGCGGACCGGCTGCGCGCGCGGCTCGGTGAGCTGGCCGGGGCCGGCGCCGAGGTGATCGTCTGCACCTGCTCCACCATCGGCGGCACGGCGGAGCAACTGGCGGAACAGCCGGCACCGGAGGTGCTGCGGATCGACCGCCCGATGGCCGAACAGGCCGCCCGCTACCCGCGGATCGGCGTGCTGCACGCCGTCGAGTCCACCCTGGCTCCGACCCGCGCGCTGCTCATCGAGGCGGGAGCCGACGCCGCCGGCCTGCGGTCGCTGCCCTGTCCCGGCGCCTGGGCGCTGTTCGAGGCCGGCGACCTGGCCGGCTACCACGCCGCCGTGGCGCAGCGGATCCGCGCGGCGGTCGGGGGCGACGGGGTGGACGTAGTCGTGCTCGCCCAGGCCTCGATGGCCCCCGCGCTCGACCTGCTAGGCGAGTTGCCCGTCCCGGTGCTCAGCAGCCCGCGGCCGGCCGTGCGGCGTGCGCTGCGACTCGCGGGGGTCGACCCGGCCTGA